A region of Pyxidicoccus parkwaysis DNA encodes the following proteins:
- a CDS encoding glycosyltransferase, with protein MDPREEGWPSMDLVGEALLEGLSAHPSEVSAVAVRPTMPSVMRRLPRLGARNAAFNADRLLTRFGLYPGRTLLARNRFDAFHVVDHTYAQLVHALPAGRTGVFCHDLDAFRSVLEPEHEPRPAWFRLMARTQLAGLERAALVFHSTQAVRSELLARGVVDASKLVWAPYGVSPEYRPEPVPGDRSEELLAPLGGRPYLLHVGSAIPRKRLDVLFAVFAALRARHPELRLVQQGGALTATQRAQVEALGIGDALLQPPRQERPTLAGLYRRARAVLVTSEAEGFGLPVIEALACGAPVVASDLPVLREVGADTCAYCPVGEVPAWLDTVDALLSGRSPAPPREARLARAARFTWAAHARTVLDAYVRLLGSGSLR; from the coding sequence ATGGACCCTCGCGAGGAGGGCTGGCCCAGCATGGACCTGGTGGGCGAGGCACTCCTGGAAGGACTCTCCGCGCACCCTTCCGAGGTCTCCGCCGTCGCCGTGCGCCCGACGATGCCTTCCGTGATGCGCAGGCTGCCGCGCCTCGGGGCTCGCAATGCGGCCTTCAATGCGGACCGGCTCCTCACCCGCTTCGGCCTGTACCCCGGCCGTACGCTGCTCGCGCGGAATCGCTTCGACGCCTTCCACGTGGTGGACCACACCTACGCGCAGCTCGTGCATGCGCTGCCGGCCGGGCGCACCGGTGTCTTCTGTCATGACCTGGATGCGTTCCGCTCCGTGCTGGAGCCCGAGCATGAGCCTCGCCCCGCGTGGTTCCGGCTCATGGCGCGCACGCAGCTCGCGGGGCTGGAGCGCGCGGCGCTCGTGTTCCACAGCACCCAGGCGGTGCGCTCGGAGCTGCTCGCGCGCGGAGTGGTGGACGCGTCGAAGCTCGTCTGGGCGCCCTACGGCGTGTCTCCGGAGTACCGCCCCGAGCCGGTGCCGGGTGACCGGAGCGAGGAATTGCTCGCGCCCCTCGGCGGCCGGCCCTACCTGCTGCACGTCGGCAGCGCGATTCCTCGCAAGCGCCTGGACGTGCTCTTCGCCGTCTTCGCCGCGCTCCGTGCCCGACACCCGGAATTGCGGTTGGTACAGCAGGGCGGCGCGCTGACCGCCACGCAGCGGGCGCAGGTGGAGGCGCTCGGCATCGGCGATGCGCTGCTCCAGCCGCCGCGCCAGGAGCGGCCCACGCTGGCGGGACTCTACCGGCGTGCGCGGGCGGTGCTCGTCACGAGCGAGGCGGAGGGCTTCGGCCTGCCCGTCATCGAGGCCCTCGCGTGTGGCGCGCCCGTGGTGGCCAGCGACCTGCCCGTTCTGCGCGAGGTGGGCGCGGACACGTGCGCCTACTGTCCCGTGGGCGAGGTGCCCGCGTGGCTGGACACCGTGGACGCGCTCCTCTCCGGCCGCTCCCCTGCCCCGCCGCGTGAAGCGCGCCTCGCCCGAGCCGCGCGCTTCACCTGGGCCGCGCACGCTCGCACCGTGCTGGATGCATACGTGCGACTGTTGGGCAGCGGCTCTCTCAGATGA
- a CDS encoding glycosyltransferase family 4 protein: MPPVPTSPAWHVLTGEYPPQPGGVSDYTRQVSTALVRAGHQVHVWAPGDSDTRVEDGVTVHRVPGLFTPVGLAKLTRGLDACPGPRRLLLQYVPHAFGMKAMNVPFCAWFAARRRDERWVFFHEVVYPWSPRAPLRHQVLAGATRVMLRLVAGAADRMFVSIPTWAEHLPSRVRRSAEWRPVPSTLPPQVSEDAVSAVRSALGNGPWLGHFGTYGAHTTGLLEAVLVPLLSAGPERKALLLGRGSRAFGEALSARHPALAGRWVTRDSLAPEDVAAHLAACDVLVQPYPDGVSARRTTTMAGLALGRPLVTNTGHLTEPLWRESRAVELVEGVEPESLVMATERLLSDVEARTALGGRAARVYRERFALERTVDALLCPAGRVSP; encoded by the coding sequence ATGCCCCCTGTCCCCACATCACCCGCGTGGCACGTCCTCACCGGCGAGTACCCGCCCCAGCCCGGCGGCGTCAGTGACTACACGCGCCAGGTGTCCACGGCGCTCGTGCGCGCCGGGCACCAGGTGCATGTCTGGGCGCCGGGTGACTCGGACACCCGGGTGGAGGACGGCGTCACCGTCCACCGGGTGCCGGGACTCTTCACGCCCGTGGGGCTGGCGAAGCTGACGCGCGGGTTGGATGCGTGCCCGGGGCCGCGCAGGTTGCTGCTCCAGTACGTGCCGCATGCGTTCGGGATGAAGGCGATGAACGTGCCCTTCTGCGCGTGGTTCGCCGCGCGACGGAGGGACGAGCGCTGGGTGTTCTTCCACGAGGTGGTGTACCCGTGGAGCCCGCGCGCGCCGCTGCGGCATCAGGTGCTCGCGGGTGCCACGCGGGTGATGCTGCGACTGGTGGCCGGCGCGGCGGACCGCATGTTCGTGTCCATTCCCACCTGGGCGGAGCACCTGCCCTCACGCGTGCGACGGAGCGCGGAGTGGAGGCCGGTGCCCAGCACGCTGCCTCCACAGGTCTCCGAAGACGCGGTGTCGGCGGTGCGCTCAGCACTAGGGAACGGACCGTGGCTGGGACACTTCGGCACGTATGGGGCGCACACGACCGGGTTGCTGGAAGCCGTGCTGGTGCCGCTGCTGAGTGCAGGCCCGGAGCGGAAGGCCTTGCTCCTGGGCCGGGGCAGCCGGGCGTTTGGTGAGGCCTTGAGCGCGCGGCACCCGGCGCTGGCGGGACGGTGGGTGACGCGGGATTCGCTCGCGCCGGAGGATGTGGCGGCGCATCTGGCGGCGTGCGACGTGCTGGTGCAGCCCTACCCGGATGGCGTGAGCGCGCGGCGCACCACCACCATGGCGGGGCTGGCATTGGGACGGCCGCTCGTCACCAACACGGGGCACCTCACGGAGCCGCTATGGCGCGAATCGCGCGCGGTGGAGCTGGTAGAGGGCGTGGAGCCGGAGTCCTTGGTGATGGCCACGGAGCGGCTGTTGTCGGACGTGGAGGCGCGCACGGCGCTGGGTGGGCGCGCGGCCCGGGTGTACCGCGAGCGCTTCGCGCTGGAACGCACGGTGGACGCGCTGCTGTGTCCAGCGGGAAGGGTGTCGCCGTGA
- a CDS encoding class I SAM-dependent methyltransferase has protein sequence MLPGGNLFQFLKREVLVGEHQVFHRTLKEALVGTCDSVLDIGCGSRSPLHSFSKQIPRTVGIDGHSASIERSRAAGIHGEYHQMELMDAGRRFGPKSFDAVVALDVIEHFEKQDGFRLLEMMESLARKRVIIFTPNGFLPQDEWDSNVHQVHRSGWEVYDFELRGYRVTGMSGWKPLRGDYALPRIRPFRIGSRLSILTEPFATRFPKHAFQLLAIRDMEAS, from the coding sequence ATGCTCCCTGGCGGCAATCTCTTCCAGTTCCTGAAGCGCGAGGTGCTCGTCGGCGAGCACCAGGTCTTCCACCGTACGTTGAAGGAGGCCCTGGTGGGCACGTGTGACAGCGTGCTCGACATCGGCTGTGGCTCGCGCTCACCGCTGCACAGCTTCTCCAAGCAGATTCCGCGCACGGTGGGCATCGACGGCCACTCGGCGAGCATCGAGCGCAGCCGCGCCGCGGGCATCCACGGTGAGTACCACCAGATGGAGCTGATGGACGCGGGCCGCCGCTTCGGGCCCAAGAGCTTCGACGCCGTCGTCGCGCTCGACGTCATCGAGCACTTCGAGAAGCAGGACGGCTTCCGGCTGCTGGAGATGATGGAGTCCCTGGCGCGCAAGCGCGTCATCATCTTCACGCCCAACGGCTTCCTCCCGCAGGACGAGTGGGACAGCAACGTGCACCAGGTGCACCGCTCGGGCTGGGAGGTCTACGACTTCGAGCTGCGCGGCTACCGCGTCACGGGCATGAGCGGGTGGAAGCCGCTGCGCGGGGACTACGCGCTGCCGCGCATCCGTCCGTTCCGGATTGGCAGCCGCCTGTCCATCCTCACCGAGCCCTTCGCCACGCGCTTCCCGAAGCACGCCTTCCAATTGCTCGCCATCCGCGACATGGAGGCGTCCTAG
- a CDS encoding oligosaccharide flippase family protein, translating into MTVTAVPEVSTGEVKARALKGMFVLAARTVASQGLRVLSALVLSRLLFPADYGLFGIVSYAASLGVFLGDLGLSAALVRQPHEPTHDETFTIFWCHQALTAAIVATVCALASRLTEGYALGAGAVPMVWALALGLFLSSLRVIPLMALERKLAFPVIARAELVESVAQVIATIALAALGFGAWALAVGGLVRGAVGLVLIWWASPWRPRGRFRLDVLKRLMGFGLAFQLPPLVAALVAGWVPLVVGGVLGKEAVGLVNWAWALASTPMMLSVVLNRVAFPAYCRLQEDPAGFAEYLRTSLRRLSAVLLLVIPCVVLGLPVVVPLFFGERWVPAVALVQWFSLECVLTTLTGLLATAQNAGGRPWERLVVVVGVGAAKWSVGTWVIQRFGMEGVGPLGLSVSLVEMAVTAWLVGRINPAMRGLVTQVVEPFVTVALLLAGACAAALTLPLAASDLGTLARALVGVVLFAGLLLARERLPGTLSLLGELKDILGFVRARRAARAAPVSPAS; encoded by the coding sequence ATGACCGTGACAGCGGTACCCGAAGTCAGCACTGGAGAGGTGAAGGCACGTGCCCTGAAGGGCATGTTCGTGCTGGCCGCCCGCACCGTGGCCTCACAGGGGCTGCGGGTGTTGAGCGCGCTGGTCCTGTCCCGGCTCCTGTTCCCCGCGGACTATGGCCTCTTCGGCATCGTCTCCTACGCGGCGTCGCTGGGCGTGTTCCTCGGGGACCTCGGCCTGAGCGCCGCGCTGGTGCGCCAGCCACACGAGCCCACCCACGACGAGACGTTCACCATCTTCTGGTGCCACCAGGCCCTCACCGCCGCCATCGTCGCCACCGTCTGCGCGCTCGCGTCCCGGCTCACCGAGGGCTACGCCCTGGGCGCCGGCGCGGTGCCCATGGTGTGGGCCCTGGCGCTGGGCCTGTTCCTGTCCTCGCTGCGCGTGATTCCGCTGATGGCGCTGGAGCGCAAGCTCGCGTTCCCCGTCATCGCCCGCGCGGAGCTGGTGGAGAGCGTGGCGCAGGTCATCGCCACCATCGCCCTGGCGGCGCTCGGCTTCGGTGCGTGGGCGCTGGCGGTGGGCGGCCTCGTGCGCGGCGCGGTGGGGCTGGTGCTCATCTGGTGGGCCTCGCCGTGGCGTCCGCGGGGCCGCTTCCGGCTGGACGTGCTCAAGCGGCTCATGGGCTTCGGGCTGGCGTTCCAGCTCCCGCCGCTGGTGGCGGCGCTGGTGGCGGGCTGGGTGCCGCTGGTGGTGGGCGGCGTGCTCGGCAAGGAGGCGGTGGGCCTGGTGAACTGGGCCTGGGCGCTGGCCTCCACGCCGATGATGCTCAGCGTGGTGCTCAACCGCGTGGCCTTCCCGGCCTACTGCCGCCTGCAGGAGGACCCCGCCGGCTTCGCGGAGTACCTGCGCACGTCGCTGCGCCGGCTGTCCGCGGTGCTGCTGCTCGTCATCCCCTGCGTGGTGCTGGGCCTGCCCGTGGTGGTGCCGCTGTTCTTCGGCGAGCGCTGGGTGCCGGCGGTGGCGCTGGTGCAGTGGTTCAGCCTGGAGTGCGTGCTCACCACGCTGACGGGCCTGTTGGCCACGGCGCAGAACGCGGGCGGCCGTCCGTGGGAGCGGCTGGTTGTCGTGGTGGGCGTGGGCGCGGCGAAGTGGAGCGTGGGCACCTGGGTCATCCAGCGCTTCGGGATGGAGGGCGTCGGTCCCCTGGGCCTGAGCGTGAGCCTGGTGGAGATGGCGGTGACGGCGTGGCTGGTGGGGCGCATCAACCCGGCCATGCGCGGTCTGGTGACGCAGGTGGTGGAGCCCTTCGTGACGGTGGCGTTGCTGCTGGCGGGCGCGTGCGCGGCGGCGCTGACATTGCCACTGGCGGCGTCGGACCTCGGCACGCTGGCGCGGGCGCTGGTGGGAGTGGTGCTGTTCGCGGGGCTGCTGCTGGCTCGCGAGCGATTGCCGGGGACGCTGTCGCTCCTCGGTGAGTTGAAGGACATCCTGGGATTCGTCCGGGCACGGCGGGCCGCTCGGGCCGCGCCGGTGAGCCCGGCTTCGTGA